GTGTCACCGTCCTTGGCGGCGGAAACTCGATGCCGACGATCGTGACGGTCTGTCCGAAATGCGGCCTCACGTCGCAATACGCGTTGCACATCCTGTTCGGCGTGGGCCCGGTGAAGTGGGAGGTCGAAACGAACTGACGACTCACCGCGAAGGCGCAAAGATGGCGCGAAAACCGCAAAGGGTGTAATCAATCCGGTCTTCGCGCCCTTTGCGTTTCTTTGCGTCTTTGCGGTAAATCCGCCTTTTGAGGGAGGCTCGCCATGGAACTCGCCGGAAACGGCAAGCGCTTTCTCGCGCTACTCATCGACGCCGTCATCCTGTTTGTCGCCAACAAGGTCATCCACGCGCTTCCGATCGTCGGCGTGATCCCGGGCATCATGATTGTCGCGGCCGTGTGCTATTTCGGGTTCATGGAGTCCTCGAAGTATGCCGGCACGCTCGGAAAGATCGCGCTCGCGATCGAGGTGCGCGGCCAGGACGGCGCGCGCGTCACGCGCGGCGCGGCGTTTTTGCGCGCGGGCGGCAAGATGGTTTCCGTGCTTGTGATGTTTCTCGGCTTCCTGCCCGCGTTTTTCACCGGCAAGCGGCAGACGCTGCACGACATGATCGCAAGGACGATCGTCGTCCCGGCCGCGCCTTTGCCCGCCGCGCCCGCGTCCGCCACGCCCCCCGACGCCCCGAAATAACTGGTAAACCTTCCGAAATTTCGCGCCGATAAGAAAACCCGGGGCGCGACGCAGGGCGCGAGCCATGCCGCCCGATCGCGGGGCGACGCCTTGAATTTGCGCCGCCGGCGCATTTGGGAGGGACATTCGCCACGGCGCAAGGCGAAGAATTAACAAAAAAATGGGAAATCAGAAGAAACGACGCTTTTGGGTTGTGCGCGCGGTTTGCTTTTGCGATAGTAGTTCGGACGCGGAGTCGATAAAAATATTATGGCGTATGTAGAAAAAATCCTCGTCGTCGATGACGAACCGTTCGTTCGCGACACGCTCGCGGCGATCCTCGAGACCAACGGCTTCGCCGTGCGCATCGCCGATTCGGGTGAGGAAGCGCTTTCCATCCTCGAGTCCGAGTTCGTTTCGCTTGTCATTTCCGATGTCCGCATGCCCGGCATTTCCGGGTTCGAGCTGCTCGCGCACGTCCTTTCCGACCATATCGGCGTGGAGGTCATCCTCATCACCGGCCACAGCGAGGTGGATTCCGCGTCCGTGGCCGTCGAGGCCGGCGCGTACGATTTCATCTCCAAGCCGTTTCGCGCGTACAACGTCATCCTCTCGGTCCGCCGCGCGCTCGAAAAACGCATGCTCGTCGCCGCGAACCGCGACATGCGCGAGGCGCTCGAAAAGAAGCTGAAGGAGCAGGCGCTCAGCCACCGCCTGCACGGCCAGGAAAAGACGCAGCTTCTCAACAACATGATCATGAGCTTCGTGCACACGCTCGAGGCCAAGGACAAATACACCGAGGGCCACTCGCATCGCGTCGCCGACGCGGCGCTCCTGATCGCGCAGAAGATCGGACTTACGCCCAAGGAGCAGGAGGAGATCCACCTGGCGGGCCTGTTCCACGACATCGGAAAAATCGGCGTGCCCGAGTCGATCCTGAACAAACACGGCGTGCTGACGCCCGAGGAATTCGAGATCATCAAGACGCACGTGACGATCGGCGTGAAGATCCTCTCGGAGATCCCGCAGTTCCGCCGCATCACGCCGATGATCCGCGGGCACCACGAATATTACGACGGCACCGGCTATCCCGACGGTCTGGTCGGCGACGACATCCCGCTGGGCGGCCGCATCCTCGCGGTGTGCGACGCGTACGACGCGATGAGCTCGGATCGCCCCTACCGCCGCCGCCTCACCACCGACGAAATCCGCGAGGTGATGATCGCCAATCGCGGCACGCAGTTCGACGCCGCGCTCGTGGAAATCTTCCTGCGCAGCGTCGGGCTCGCGGTGGCAATCTGAAAGTTTTTACCGCCAAGACGCAAAGGTGAACGCAAAGGGCGCGAAGATTCTCGGTCTTTTTCGTCTTTGCGTCTTCGCGATTCTCTTAGCGCCTTTGCGGTAAGCGTTCATTCCCCCTTCATCAGCAGATCTTCGTAGAAATCGCCGTAGGCGCGGATCATGCGCTCGATGGAAAAACGCGAAACGATCGTCTCGCGCGCGGCGCGTCCCATGGCTTCGCGCAGCGGGGCGTCCTTAAGAAGCGTCACGATGCGTTCGGCGAGCGCGTCGGGATCGCCGGGCGGCACGAGGAATCCGTCCACGCCGTCCGTGACGACCTCCGGGTTTCCGCCGACGCGCGTCGCCACGACGGGCACGCCCTCGGCCATCGTTTCGCAAAGCGTGAGCGAAAGGCCCTCGTAGAGGGACGGCATCGCCCCGATATCGACGCCGGGCAACAGGTCCGCCACATCGGAGCGGTATCCCAGCACGCGCACGACGCCGCCGAATCCGGCGGCGC
The sequence above is drawn from the bacterium genome and encodes:
- a CDS encoding response regulator, whose amino-acid sequence is MAYVEKILVVDDEPFVRDTLAAILETNGFAVRIADSGEEALSILESEFVSLVISDVRMPGISGFELLAHVLSDHIGVEVILITGHSEVDSASVAVEAGAYDFISKPFRAYNVILSVRRALEKRMLVAANRDMREALEKKLKEQALSHRLHGQEKTQLLNNMIMSFVHTLEAKDKYTEGHSHRVADAALLIAQKIGLTPKEQEEIHLAGLFHDIGKIGVPESILNKHGVLTPEEFEIIKTHVTIGVKILSEIPQFRRITPMIRGHHEYYDGTGYPDGLVGDDIPLGGRILAVCDAYDAMSSDRPYRRRLTTDEIREVMIANRGTQFDAALVEIFLRSVGLAVAI
- a CDS encoding RDD family protein, producing MELAGNGKRFLALLIDAVILFVANKVIHALPIVGVIPGIMIVAAVCYFGFMESSKYAGTLGKIALAIEVRGQDGARVTRGAAFLRAGGKMVSVLVMFLGFLPAFFTGKRQTLHDMIARTIVVPAAPLPAAPASATPPDAPK